The Bradyrhizobium barranii subsp. barranii genome segment GTGCTCGCCGGCTCTTCGTTCGCGGGGGCGCCGGACGGCAATCTCCCGGGTGTCGGCACCTTCCAGTACAGCGGCTCGCCGGTCACCACCACGGCGCCGCAGCCGATCGTGGTCGCTGCGCGTTTCTGATCGACAGCCAAGAAAATCAAAAGAAAAATCAAAAGAAAAACCAGCCGATAAAGGCCATCATGATTGTCCGATTCTGCGCCGCAGCGTTCGTTTCGCTTCTGACGATCAGCGCTGCCCACGCGCAGGTTCGCGCTCCTTCGAGGCTACCGGATCCCCGCAGCGAGTTCATGCGTCAGTGTGCGCCGCGGATGCTCGGGCGCTGGGAGCATCCCGAGGAGGTCTGCGGCTGCCTGCATGATCACGCCGTTGCTGCCGTCGAGGACCGCGATCTGCGCGAGGCGCTGTTGCGCGGCATCAGCGAGACCGGCGTGCCAACGATCGAGACTGATTGGGTGCCCGCGTCCAAGCAGGGCGAGATCGGCTCGACCTTCACCAAGATCGCCAAACCGACCTTGCAGTGCATGTTCGACCCGGCGAAGTCGTAACCATCACTTCGATTTCGGACCGAAGCGCGGAACGCAGGCGATGGTCCGCGCCACGCCCTTGTCGGTCATTCTCGCACCGCGCACTTCCTTGACCTGCCCGGCGGGGCAGGTTCCGTCATCCACTTGCACGCGCTGGCCGAGCTTGAGATCGGTGATGTCCTGTTCACGTCCGACAGTGACGGCATGCGCCGCCGTCGCGAGGGCGACCGAGATCAGCAGCGAGAGGCAGGTCGCGCGGCGCAGCAGCATGATGTGAGGTCCCGGCATCGATG includes the following:
- a CDS encoding DUF6719 family protein, which translates into the protein MLLRRATCLSLLISVALATAAHAVTVGREQDITDLKLGQRVQVDDGTCPAGQVKEVRGARMTDKGVARTIACVPRFGPKSK